A stretch of Bradyrhizobium sp. AZCC 2262 DNA encodes these proteins:
- a CDS encoding peptide ABC transporter substrate-binding protein, whose amino-acid sequence MKERELRDLIADVKTGRLSRRAFVQRVIAAGLSASIAGMMLSQSGVAMAATALPYKPTKAGGGGVLKLMYWQAVTLLNPHFAVGTKDQEGSRIFYEPLAGWDNDGNLVPILAAEIPSKENDGLAEDGRSVIWKLKRGVKWHDGMPFTADDVVFNWEYARTPETASVSIGSYKDITVEKIDDFTVRLVFAKPTPFWADAFVSAYGMIIPKHLFKDYVGAKSREAPNNLKPVGTGPYMFVDFKPGDMLRAKINPNYHVANRPHFDEVEVKGGGDAVSAARAVLQTGEYDYAWNMQVEDEILLKMEAVGKGRVNITPSGNVEFMQLNSTDPSVEVDGERASIKTRHPLFSDPAVRQAINLLIDRASIEKFIYGRTALATANFLNNPPRFRSKNTKFEFNIEKANQILEAAGWKKGGDGIRARDGKPLKFVFQTSINAPRQKTQSIVKQACQKAGIDVELKSVVGSVFFSSDAANPDTYPHFYCDAQMYNTTMPQADPQFFMNQYVSWQMANKDNKWQGRNVSRWQSKEYDEIYKQVEQELDAVKRAALFIQLNDLVVTDNYIQPIISRTRVAALGGKLTAHISGWDNDLWQLASWYREE is encoded by the coding sequence ATGAAAGAACGGGAACTTCGAGACCTGATTGCAGACGTCAAGACCGGCCGGTTGTCGCGGCGGGCCTTTGTCCAGCGAGTGATCGCCGCAGGCCTTTCGGCGTCGATCGCCGGGATGATGCTGAGCCAGTCCGGGGTTGCGATGGCTGCGACCGCGCTTCCCTACAAGCCAACCAAGGCCGGCGGCGGCGGCGTGCTGAAGCTGATGTATTGGCAGGCCGTGACCCTGCTCAATCCGCATTTCGCCGTCGGCACCAAGGACCAGGAAGGCTCCCGGATCTTTTACGAGCCGCTGGCGGGATGGGATAACGACGGCAATCTGGTGCCGATCCTTGCGGCCGAAATTCCAAGCAAGGAAAATGACGGGCTGGCCGAGGACGGCCGCTCGGTGATCTGGAAGCTGAAGCGCGGCGTCAAATGGCATGACGGCATGCCGTTCACGGCCGACGATGTCGTCTTCAACTGGGAATATGCCAGAACGCCGGAGACCGCGTCGGTCTCGATCGGCAGCTACAAGGACATCACGGTCGAGAAGATCGACGACTTCACCGTCCGCCTCGTTTTTGCCAAGCCGACGCCATTCTGGGCCGATGCCTTTGTTAGCGCCTACGGCATGATCATCCCAAAACACCTGTTCAAGGATTACGTCGGCGCCAAGTCGCGCGAGGCGCCGAACAATCTGAAGCCGGTCGGCACCGGCCCCTACATGTTCGTCGATTTCAAGCCCGGCGACATGCTCCGCGCAAAAATCAATCCCAACTACCACGTCGCCAACCGGCCGCATTTCGATGAGGTGGAGGTCAAGGGCGGCGGCGACGCGGTGTCGGCGGCGCGCGCGGTGCTGCAGACCGGCGAGTATGACTATGCCTGGAACATGCAGGTCGAAGACGAGATCCTGCTGAAGATGGAAGCCGTCGGCAAGGGCAGGGTGAACATCACGCCGTCAGGCAATGTCGAATTCATGCAGCTCAACTCGACCGATCCCTCAGTCGAGGTCGACGGCGAGCGCGCCAGCATCAAGACCAGGCATCCGCTGTTCAGCGATCCGGCCGTGCGCCAGGCCATCAATCTCCTGATCGATCGCGCGTCGATCGAAAAATTCATCTATGGCCGCACGGCGCTGGCCACCGCGAACTTCCTCAACAACCCGCCGCGCTTCCGGTCGAAAAACACCAAATTCGAATTCAACATCGAGAAGGCCAACCAGATCCTCGAGGCTGCGGGGTGGAAAAAGGGCGGCGACGGCATTCGTGCCAGGGACGGCAAGCCGCTGAAGTTCGTGTTCCAGACTTCGATCAATGCGCCACGGCAGAAGACCCAGTCCATCGTCAAGCAGGCGTGCCAGAAGGCGGGCATCGACGTCGAACTGAAGTCGGTGGTGGGATCGGTGTTCTTCTCCTCCGACGCCGCCAATCCCGACACCTATCCGCATTTCTATTGCGACGCGCAGATGTACAACACCACCATGCCGCAGGCCGATCCGCAGTTCTTCATGAACCAGTATGTGTCGTGGCAGATGGCGAACAAGGACAACAAGTGGCAGGGACGCAACGTCTCGCGCTGGCAAAGCAAGGAGTATGACGAGATCTACAAGCAGGTCGAACAGGAGCTCGACGCAGTGAAGCGCGCCGCGCTGTTCATCCAGCTCAACGACCTCGTCGTGACAGACAATTACATCCAGCCCATCATCTCCCGGACCCGCGTCGCAGCGCTCGGCGGCAAGCTGACCGCGCATATCTCGGGCTGGGACAACGATCTGTGGCAGCTCGCGAGCTGGTACCGGGAGGAGTGA
- a CDS encoding tetratricopeptide repeat-containing protein — translation MGNCFVIMGFGEKTDFQSNPQRVLNLNRTYEDIIKPVVEEAGQTCVRADEIIHSTVIDKPMYDNLLSADLVIADLSTANVNAVYELGIRHALRPQRTIVLAENNFSFPFDLNHLSILKYEHLGKEIGFKEVMRVRRELTKKITTLMDSPEPDSPVFLFIPSLQPASLPKAQAIVAAGPPAPSSAPTDQKSFAELLASFRAEKDGVKAPEDWAIPLALLKRLKTMQPDDPYILQQLALATYKFQQPDKKTSLINAKNILNALAPQASSDAETVGLWGAIHKRLWEEIANPEDLDEAVRAHARLIEVGRDGNAVKWMEDTQRPVEEAGRPVDALTGSKHDSKSRRQ, via the coding sequence ATGGGTAACTGTTTCGTCATTATGGGCTTTGGCGAGAAGACCGACTTCCAGTCGAACCCGCAGCGTGTTTTGAACCTCAACAGAACCTACGAAGACATTATCAAACCGGTCGTGGAAGAGGCAGGCCAGACCTGCGTTCGCGCGGACGAGATCATCCATTCCACCGTCATCGACAAGCCGATGTACGACAATCTGCTGTCGGCGGATCTGGTCATTGCGGACCTGTCCACCGCCAACGTCAACGCGGTCTATGAGCTCGGCATTCGTCACGCGCTACGGCCACAACGGACAATCGTGCTGGCGGAGAACAATTTCAGCTTCCCGTTCGATCTCAATCATCTCAGCATTCTGAAGTACGAACACCTCGGTAAGGAGATCGGGTTCAAGGAGGTGATGCGCGTCAGGAGAGAACTGACAAAAAAGATCACGACGCTGATGGACAGTCCCGAGCCCGACAGCCCGGTCTTTCTGTTCATCCCCTCGCTTCAGCCTGCCAGCCTTCCCAAGGCGCAAGCGATCGTAGCCGCGGGGCCGCCCGCGCCCTCCTCTGCGCCGACCGACCAGAAAAGCTTCGCCGAACTGCTCGCAAGCTTTCGCGCCGAGAAGGACGGCGTCAAGGCGCCTGAAGACTGGGCGATCCCGTTGGCCCTTCTGAAGCGCCTGAAGACGATGCAGCCTGACGATCCCTACATCCTGCAGCAACTGGCGCTCGCAACCTACAAGTTCCAACAACCGGACAAGAAGACGTCGCTGATCAATGCAAAGAACATTCTGAACGCGCTTGCGCCACAAGCGTCGAGCGATGCCGAGACGGTGGGACTGTGGGGCGCCATCCATAAACGGCTGTGGGAAGAGATCGCAAATCCTGAGGATCTCGATGAGGCGGTGCGGGCTCATGCCCGCCTGATTGAGGTCGGCCGCGACGGCAACGCCGTGAAATGGATGGAGGATACTCAGCGACCAGTTGAAGAAGCTGGGCGCCCTGTTGACGCCCTGACGGGATCGAAACACGACAGCAAATCGAGGCGACAATGA
- a CDS encoding disulfide bond formation protein B, with protein sequence MTSAAAHSPPARRAADPAAVAALAIAAVAAATLAGAWFFQLVLDIRPCPLCLEQRYAYYLALPLALVVAFAAARGAPRQVVLAGFAVLLLAALANAWLGGYHAGVEWQFWQGPTDCSGPVADLGSAGTLLQRLDTVKVIRCDEVQWRFLGLSLAGYNVLISLLMALIAMWGIVSAKRTVS encoded by the coding sequence GTGACATCAGCTGCCGCCCATTCCCCGCCCGCGCGCCGTGCCGCCGATCCGGCGGCCGTCGCGGCGCTGGCGATTGCGGCCGTGGCGGCGGCGACGCTGGCGGGCGCCTGGTTCTTCCAGCTCGTGCTGGATATCCGGCCCTGTCCGCTCTGCCTCGAACAGCGCTACGCCTATTATCTGGCCTTGCCGCTCGCCCTCGTGGTGGCGTTTGCCGCCGCGCGCGGGGCGCCGCGGCAGGTGGTGCTGGCCGGGTTTGCGGTGCTTCTGCTCGCAGCGCTCGCCAATGCCTGGCTCGGCGGCTATCACGCCGGCGTCGAGTGGCAGTTCTGGCAGGGCCCGACCGATTGCTCCGGTCCCGTGGCCGATCTCGGCAGCGCCGGCACGCTGCTGCAGCGGCTCGACACGGTCAAAGTGATCCGCTGCGACGAGGTGCAGTGGCGTTTCCTTGGGCTCTCGCTCGCCGGCTACAACGTACTGATCTCGCTGTTGATGGCGCTGATCGCCATGTGGGGCATCGTATCGGCAAAGCGGACAGTCTCGTAG
- a CDS encoding DUF2336 domain-containing protein yields the protein MPDETTAMTTFHSLINEIQDTTASGSTKKQVRALTRITDLFAAGSSRYSAQQIELFDEVFKTLVAAIELKTRVKLARHLATSPDAPATLLRAFAFDDAITVAAPVLSQSMALSEADLAASASTRSQGHLYAIAQRQTISEAITEILIHRGEPRVVHAVAGNAGARISDGGFCELVARSAADVQLALRVGTRRDIPRHHFLKLLETASVAVCSKIVAANPQFAEAVQGAVTEVVDDINLEVRARSPGHAKARRKVKRFKYWRELREANVHAFARVQNFEHTVMALSVLAGCPIEVAERAVLHENPGVVQILAKAAGCSWATVKALLLMEAAGRRMSGKDLDRAHENFERLEIRTAKRVLEFYDARRNARTVASPPVASEASAELEALMG from the coding sequence ATGCCTGATGAAACGACGGCCATGACTACGTTCCATTCGCTGATCAATGAAATTCAGGACACGACGGCATCCGGGTCGACGAAAAAGCAGGTGAGGGCGCTCACGCGCATTACCGATTTGTTCGCCGCCGGATCCAGTCGTTATTCGGCGCAACAGATCGAGCTGTTCGACGAAGTATTCAAAACCCTCGTTGCCGCAATTGAGTTGAAAACCCGGGTCAAGCTCGCCCGCCATCTCGCAACCAGCCCGGATGCGCCGGCGACGCTACTTCGGGCATTTGCCTTCGACGACGCGATCACTGTGGCGGCTCCGGTTCTGAGTCAGTCGATGGCCCTTAGCGAGGCCGATCTTGCCGCCAGCGCCAGCACCCGGAGCCAGGGTCATCTTTACGCTATCGCGCAACGTCAAACGATTAGCGAAGCCATCACCGAAATACTTATCCACCGCGGTGAACCCAGAGTCGTCCATGCCGTTGCCGGCAACGCCGGCGCCCGCATTTCGGATGGCGGTTTTTGCGAACTCGTCGCGCGATCCGCCGCCGACGTCCAGCTTGCGCTCCGTGTCGGAACGCGGCGTGATATTCCTCGACATCACTTCCTGAAACTGCTCGAAACTGCCTCCGTTGCGGTGTGCAGCAAGATTGTCGCGGCAAATCCGCAATTTGCCGAAGCCGTACAGGGTGCGGTGACGGAGGTGGTCGATGATATCAATCTGGAGGTTCGCGCCCGGTCGCCGGGTCACGCCAAGGCAAGGAGAAAGGTCAAGCGGTTCAAATACTGGCGGGAGCTCAGGGAAGCCAATGTTCATGCGTTCGCTCGCGTACAAAACTTCGAGCACACGGTGATGGCTTTGTCGGTTCTCGCAGGCTGCCCCATCGAGGTCGCCGAACGGGCGGTTCTCCATGAGAATCCCGGCGTCGTGCAAATTCTTGCAAAAGCGGCCGGCTGCTCCTGGGCAACGGTCAAGGCGCTTCTGCTGATGGAGGCCGCGGGCCGCAGAATGTCCGGCAAGGATCTGGATCGTGCGCACGAAAACTTCGAGCGGCTCGAAATCCGAACGGCCAAACGCGTGCTTGAGTTCTACGATGCGCGCCGTAACGCGCGCACCGTCGCGAGCCCTCCGGTCGCTTCGGAAGCATCTGCGGAACTGGAAGCCCTGATGGGGTAG